The window TTTACTCGTTTTGAGGGCGGAATGATATTTCCCTTGATTTTATTTTGGAAAATTTCTTTGAGTTTATTATTAGGATGTGGAGCCTGGAGAGTGAGTAAAGCATAGAGAATACCGCCAAGGGCATAGATGTCAGCACGTGGATCAATTTCATAATCTTGGCAGGTCTGTTCTGGAGCCATGTAGATGGGGCTGCCAAGAATTTGTCCGTGAAAAGTAGAGGAGACATTAACCTCGCTATAAGCACTTAAGGTACGTATAAAAGAGTCATCGAGCTCAGTAGGGAGTTTACTTCGCATGAGTTCTTTGGTTTCCATCAGATTACAAACTTTGGAAATACCCCAATCCATAACGAAGACCTCACCGTATTGACCAATCATGATATTGTCTGGCTTTAAATCTCGGTGAACGACATTTTTAGAGGCAGCGAAAGCAATGGCATCACATATCTTTATATATATTTCGATGAGTCTTAAGAGAGGAAATTTTTTGACATACTTGGGATTGCCCTCTCTCTGTTCCTGAATAATTTTCTCCAGAGTTTCCCCTTTAATCATTTTCATGACGTAAAAGGGTTGCCCATTAGGTGCACGGCTGAATTCGTAAATGGGAACGATGGCAGGGTGATCTAATTGTGAGGTAATTTGAGCTTCTTCAATAAAGCGACGAACCAACTCATCTTCTTTATTATTATCTTCAATCATCATCTTTAGAGCGACTGAGCGTTGGCAGTTAGTATCGATGGCGTGAAAAACGTAAGCCATACCGCCCTTAGCAAGCATTTTGACGATTTTATATTTATAGTCTGATTCGATGAGGCTCTTAGCGTCTACTAATGCTTCCTCATTCGATTTTTCTGTTTGATTAAAATCTTCTTGCATTTGATCCCATTTCTTATACAACCCAGTTTGTCTTTCAAATTATCGTATATTTATAGGACTAAGTCAATGCTACTAACTTACTATCGAATATATTTTCTATTATTAAATAGATTAGTTTTGTCTCTTTTAGGTATGAACTTAACCATTTTGCAGTTTTTAACTGTTTTTATTCACAGTGGGGATTTTATGACATTTTATGAAATTTATTGGCACTAAGGTTACAAAATTGTAAAAAACTCATAATTGATTTAGAGTCTTATATTTTTTTTAGCCTACTTATGTTTTTTATTTTTATTTATAAATCATTCAATTTGAAGTGTTTATATAAAAAATAATCAAAAAACGTAATTTTTGTAAATATTATTACATATTTACGACTTGTTTGATTTTTAAAACTTTTTATGTAGTTTGAAGTGCCTAAACAAAGGACTGCTTAGTCAGAAAAATAAACAAACTAGGAGTTTAACTATGAATAAACTAATTATTGCCCTCTTGTGTCTTATGACTCTAGGG is drawn from Lentisphaera araneosa HTCC2155 and contains these coding sequences:
- a CDS encoding serine/threonine-protein kinase, translating into MQEDFNQTEKSNEEALVDAKSLIESDYKYKIVKMLAKGGMAYVFHAIDTNCQRSVALKMMIEDNNKEDELVRRFIEEAQITSQLDHPAIVPIYEFSRAPNGQPFYVMKMIKGETLEKIIQEQREGNPKYVKKFPLLRLIEIYIKICDAIAFAASKNVVHRDLKPDNIMIGQYGEVFVMDWGISKVCNLMETKELMRSKLPTELDDSFIRTLSAYSEVNVSSTFHGQILGSPIYMAPEQTCQDYEIDPRADIYALGGILYALLTLQAPHPNNKLKEIFQNKIKGNIIPPSKRVKSLNKSKDFIVPSSLEAVIQKAMEVNPEKRYQKASHLKHDLENWINGYATDAEGASQIRLLKLLFIRHQRLGLVVSLLILSIIVFIFQINSKLKIAQLDQEAALVQADSSSLYSEKQKVLQRQLRNRLGASKEIIPYINVYIKELTHEKKFDQAIVLAEKLIILENNLKNNIQLIELYIFNESPDMAHSRIERALQDYPNEMKLLNLLNKLN